A window from Sphingobacteriia bacterium encodes these proteins:
- a CDS encoding WbqC family protein — translation MLTAAVMQPYFIPYAGYYRLFAATNLFVIFDCVQFPRRGWVHRNKFSNDGKEVWLTLPIEKCPQETLIKDLHFHKDAQNLLESQLCKIDCLKKLPLIFPELDKAIKNINKSVVDYIIDINKLICNHLNIEFNIIKSSTLDIDPELKAQDRILAILRALNANHYINPPGGRDLYDANIFQQNSIKLEFLSAYEGNFRSILERIIMEDKNTIREEIFNNCNSLILND, via the coding sequence ATGTTAACCGCAGCAGTAATGCAACCTTATTTTATACCTTACGCAGGTTATTACAGATTATTTGCTGCCACTAATTTATTTGTAATTTTTGATTGCGTACAGTTTCCTCGTAGAGGTTGGGTTCACAGAAATAAATTTAGTAATGATGGTAAAGAAGTATGGTTAACTTTACCAATAGAGAAATGCCCTCAAGAAACTTTAATTAAAGATTTGCATTTTCATAAAGATGCACAAAATTTATTAGAGAGCCAATTATGTAAAATTGATTGTTTAAAAAAATTACCTTTAATTTTTCCTGAGTTAGATAAAGCTATAAAGAATATTAATAAGTCAGTAGTTGATTATATCATCGATATTAACAAACTTATTTGTAACCATTTAAACATAGAATTTAATATTATAAAATCTTCTACTTTAGATATAGATCCGGAACTTAAAGCTCAGGATAGAATTCTAGCTATATTAAGGGCGTTAAACGCAAATCATTACATAAACCCACCTGGTGGCAGAGATTTATATGATGCTAATATATTTCAACAAAATTCTATAAAATTAGAGTTTTTAAGTGCGTATGAAGGTAATTTTAGAAGCATTTTAGAAAGAATAATTATGGAAGATAAAAATACTATAAGAGAAGAAATTTTTAATAATTGTAATAGTTTAATATTAAATGACTAA
- a CDS encoding methyltransferase domain-containing protein has translation MTNSNINFKPDYHQLVEHYEKCFKQHGASHKGVDWPNEHDAFKRLRIMLEIVKFHGNQKVKLLDLGCGYGALFSYLKSHNLLEKIDYHGVDLSNEMISYAQSNFEPQNFEVKDVISNPFNDNQFDFVIMNGVFTEKLSMTQIEMQEFFITLIKEASKISKFGFAFNVMSKHVDYEKDHLFHISYDEIASILKKELNIVNNYSFRADYGLYEFTSYVYKIPYEERKSWNNIEF, from the coding sequence ATGACTAATTCTAATATTAATTTTAAGCCTGACTATCACCAATTAGTTGAGCATTATGAAAAGTGTTTTAAGCAACATGGGGCAAGTCATAAAGGTGTAGATTGGCCAAATGAACATGATGCATTTAAAAGACTTAGAATTATGCTTGAAATAGTTAAGTTTCATGGAAATCAAAAAGTAAAATTACTTGATCTTGGTTGCGGATATGGAGCGCTTTTTAGTTATCTTAAGTCCCATAATCTATTAGAGAAAATTGATTACCACGGTGTAGATTTATCAAATGAAATGATTTCATATGCGCAAAGTAATTTTGAACCTCAGAATTTTGAAGTTAAAGATGTAATTTCAAATCCCTTTAATGATAATCAGTTTGATTTCGTAATTATGAATGGAGTGTTCACTGAGAAACTCTCCATGACTCAAATTGAGATGCAAGAATTTTTTATAACTTTAATAAAGGAAGCTTCTAAAATTAGTAAATTTGGCTTTGCTTTTAACGTTATGAGTAAACATGTCGATTATGAAAAAGATCATTTATTCCATATTTCTTATGATGAAATAGCAAGCATTTTAAAAAAAGAGCTAAATATAGTAAATAATTACTCATTTAGAGCTGATTATGGATTATATGAATTTACATCTTATGTATATAAAATACCTTACGAAGAAAGAAAATCATGGAACAATATAGAATTTTAA
- a CDS encoding GNAT family N-acetyltransferase, whose translation MEQYRILNTTDLTPEFFNQYKTLIKENFRYIFTSELVNNYIETFNLSKLSQIIQNQGLLAIYEENNYVNGLILCTPQEGGVGTIIWLVVNNNCRHKGIGKNLFTMAEDHYKAIKCHKIKLTAPSEEVVNFYKKIGMQVEGFHPNHWYNKDFWSLGIVI comes from the coding sequence ATGGAACAATATAGAATTTTAAATACAACTGATTTAACACCAGAATTTTTTAATCAATATAAAACCCTTATAAAGGAAAATTTTCGTTATATTTTCACTTCTGAATTAGTAAATAATTATATTGAAACTTTTAATTTAAGTAAATTATCTCAAATTATCCAAAACCAAGGGTTACTTGCTATTTATGAAGAAAATAACTATGTAAATGGCTTAATTTTATGTACTCCCCAGGAAGGTGGCGTAGGTACCATAATATGGTTAGTAGTTAATAATAATTGTCGTCATAAAGGTATTGGCAAAAACCTGTTTACAATGGCAGAAGACCATTATAAAGCAATTAAGTGTCATAAAATTAAACTAACAGCTCCTTCTGAAGAAGTAGTAAATTTTTATAAAAAGATTGGCATGCAAGTTGAAGGGTTTCACCCAAATCATTGGTATAATAAAGATTTTTGGTCCTTAGGAATTGTAATATAA
- a CDS encoding carbamoyltransferase codes for MKILGISAFYHDSAAAIIEDGKIIAAAQEERFTRKKHDESFPLNAVKFCLKQANTTLEEIDAIYFYEKPLLKFERLMETYIAFAPKGFKSFTKAIPVWVKEKLFQKSLIAENLNKINQKKYDFTKKVFFSEHHLSHAASAYYPSMFNEAVVLTIDGVGEWATGSLSIGKGNNLEIVKEMHFPHSLGLLYSAFTYYTGFKVNSGEYKLMGLAPYGNPIYTDIIFDNLLDLKEDGSFRLNQEYFDYCTGLTMTNKKFDGLFGLKPRHPDEELTQKHMDIGASIQVVTEEIVTKMVKFARKEYGIENLCLAGGVALNCVANGKILKQNIFKNIWIQPAAGDAGGALGAALSGYYLKENKSRNLTSKSDTMHGSYLGPEFTEKEIEETFNRIGAKYTKLNDEQVIKQTAKALSDEKAIGWFQGRMEFGPRALGNRSIIADPRSPKMQKNLNLKVKFRESFRPFAPSVLAEKVSEWFDLDSDSPYMLIVADVASKHRIEMSEDQKALFGIEKLNVARSSIPAVTHVDYSARIQTVHKETNPRYHALISEFEKITGCSVLVNTSFNVRGEPIVCSPEDAYRCFMGSNLDVLVVGNYFLIKEEQPEELILDYKNLFELD; via the coding sequence ATGAAAATTTTAGGCATCTCTGCATTTTATCATGACAGTGCAGCAGCAATTATTGAAGATGGAAAAATTATTGCAGCTGCTCAAGAAGAAAGATTTACACGTAAAAAACACGATGAATCTTTTCCACTTAATGCAGTTAAATTTTGTTTAAAGCAAGCTAATACAACTTTAGAAGAGATTGATGCAATTTATTTTTATGAAAAACCTTTACTAAAGTTTGAAAGGTTAATGGAAACTTATATTGCTTTTGCTCCAAAAGGGTTTAAATCATTCACTAAAGCTATACCTGTCTGGGTAAAAGAAAAACTTTTTCAAAAAAGTTTAATTGCTGAAAACCTCAATAAAATTAATCAAAAAAAATATGATTTTACTAAAAAAGTATTTTTTAGTGAGCATCATTTATCACATGCAGCAAGCGCTTATTATCCTTCAATGTTTAATGAAGCAGTTGTTTTAACTATTGACGGTGTAGGTGAATGGGCAACAGGAAGCTTATCGATTGGTAAAGGGAATAATTTAGAAATTGTAAAAGAAATGCATTTTCCGCATTCTTTAGGGTTACTTTATTCGGCCTTTACATATTATACGGGTTTCAAAGTAAATTCTGGTGAGTATAAATTAATGGGGTTAGCTCCTTATGGAAACCCTATTTATACCGACATAATTTTTGATAATTTACTAGATTTAAAAGAAGATGGGTCATTTAGATTAAATCAGGAATATTTTGATTATTGTACTGGCTTAACTATGACTAATAAAAAATTTGATGGTTTGTTTGGTTTAAAGCCTCGTCATCCAGATGAAGAACTTACACAAAAACATATGGATATAGGAGCATCTATCCAAGTTGTAACCGAAGAAATTGTTACTAAAATGGTAAAGTTTGCCAGAAAAGAATATGGAATAGAAAATTTATGTCTTGCGGGTGGTGTTGCTTTAAATTGCGTAGCAAATGGTAAAATTTTGAAACAAAATATTTTTAAAAATATTTGGATTCAACCTGCGGCAGGTGATGCCGGAGGTGCTTTAGGTGCGGCATTAAGTGGTTATTATCTTAAAGAGAACAAGTCTAGAAATTTAACAAGTAAATCTGATACCATGCATGGCTCTTATTTAGGACCTGAATTTACAGAAAAAGAAATAGAAGAAACTTTTAATAGAATTGGTGCTAAATATACTAAATTAAATGATGAACAAGTAATAAAGCAAACTGCAAAAGCTTTATCAGATGAAAAAGCAATAGGATGGTTTCAAGGTAGAATGGAGTTTGGGCCTCGTGCTTTAGGTAATAGATCGATTATAGCAGACCCACGTTCTCCAAAAATGCAAAAGAATTTAAATTTAAAAGTTAAGTTTAGAGAATCCTTTAGACCTTTTGCACCTTCAGTCTTAGCAGAAAAAGTAAGTGAATGGTTTGATTTAGATAGCGATAGTCCATATATGTTAATAGTTGCTGATGTTGCTTCAAAACATAGGATTGAAATGTCCGAAGATCAAAAAGCTTTATTTGGAATTGAAAAATTAAATGTTGCGCGTTCAAGCATACCTGCAGTAACGCATGTAGATTATTCAGCTCGTATTCAGACTGTACATAAAGAAACTAATCCTAGATATCATGCTCTTATCAGTGAATTTGAAAAAATCACCGGTTGTTCTGTACTCGTAAACACAAGCTTCAACGTTAGAGGAGAACCAATTGTTTGTTCACCAGAAGATGCTTATCGTTGCTTTATGGGTTCTAACCTTGATGTGCTAGTAGTGGGTAATTACTTCTTAATTAAAGAAGAACAACCAGAAGAATTAATTTTAGATTATAAGAATTTATTTGAGCTTGATTAA
- a CDS encoding phytanoyl-CoA dioxygenase family protein encodes MNEVTNLSFLDNKQAALNFYNENGYFIEHNLFTPDECDKLIEASQTLPSALDKTFKPFMMPHRLNDIFLKAMAYPKLVDIMSILVNGEVSGLQTEFFFCKPGTRGFSLHQDNFFVEADKEVFASAWIALTDVYKDKGSLIAYPGTHKEDLLPTRKIQLEKDSGQDPNANNEEVIVPENYSPMDAIVPKGSVFFIHGNLVHGSNPNITNDFRYVLLCTYIRKGEKFRPGRYAQRAEVNLYNIDTTF; translated from the coding sequence ATGAACGAAGTAACTAATCTATCATTTTTAGATAATAAACAAGCTGCTTTAAATTTTTATAATGAAAATGGTTATTTTATTGAGCATAATTTGTTTACTCCTGATGAATGCGATAAACTTATTGAAGCTTCTCAAACCCTTCCTTCTGCTCTCGACAAAACATTTAAGCCATTTATGATGCCACATCGTCTTAACGATATCTTTCTAAAAGCTATGGCTTACCCTAAATTGGTAGATATAATGTCTATTCTTGTTAATGGGGAAGTCAGTGGCCTCCAAACTGAATTCTTTTTCTGCAAACCTGGAACACGAGGATTTTCTCTCCATCAAGATAATTTTTTTGTTGAGGCAGATAAAGAAGTTTTCGCTTCAGCATGGATTGCACTTACAGATGTATATAAAGATAAAGGTAGTTTAATTGCTTACCCTGGTACTCACAAAGAAGACTTGTTGCCTACTAGAAAAATTCAGTTAGAAAAGGATTCAGGCCAAGACCCTAACGCTAATAATGAAGAAGTTATTGTGCCAGAGAATTACTCACCAATGGATGCGATAGTTCCAAAAGGCTCAGTATTTTTTATTCACGGCAATCTTGTACATGGTTCAAATCCTAATATAACAAATGATTTCCGTTATGTTTTACTTTGTACTTATATTAGAAAGGGTGAAAAATTTAGACCTGGTCGTTACGCACAAAGAGCAGAAGTAAATCTTTATAATATTGATACAACTTTTTAA
- a CDS encoding FkbM family methyltransferase has translation MFLGTELNALINNNLFKETSVYKEFKTLPLGFVDIGARGGTHDIIEPIAGITSVLGFEADEEECKRLMSLPEVVNNWSEFKLEPIALYDKEGEVDLHLLSASTNHSLLSPNPVFIERYNMVKWHEVGKCTLKATTLDKILENNQKTNIAEFIKIDTQGTEYEIFQGSLNTLTNKTSVIITEVAFCELYKGQKLFSEVEMLLRSLGFSFYGFMPIRTRAKKLLDKKDHVSMERAFYTDAVFFKDPLDKKLNKQLNDRDVKVVFMAALLIGYYDFALELASSTWAKNDSNEQAIIRKLIDELSSIQPVTTIEALNSLNAQVNKTPEYANVLVGNFVDRRRKFNDYDDILNISPLPKTV, from the coding sequence GTGTTTTTAGGAACAGAGTTAAACGCTTTAATAAATAATAATTTATTTAAAGAAACCTCAGTATATAAAGAATTTAAAACACTCCCATTAGGTTTCGTGGATATTGGAGCTCGCGGTGGAACTCATGATATTATTGAACCTATTGCGGGCATTACTTCTGTTCTTGGTTTTGAAGCTGATGAAGAAGAATGTAAAAGATTAATGTCATTACCTGAAGTGGTAAATAACTGGTCAGAATTCAAATTAGAACCCATAGCATTATATGATAAAGAAGGGGAAGTTGACTTACATTTACTTTCTGCATCAACTAACCATTCATTACTTAGCCCAAACCCTGTTTTTATAGAACGTTATAACATGGTCAAATGGCACGAAGTTGGAAAATGCACATTAAAAGCAACAACCTTAGATAAAATTTTAGAAAACAACCAAAAAACTAATATAGCTGAATTTATTAAAATTGATACTCAAGGAACCGAATACGAAATATTTCAAGGAAGCCTAAATACTCTTACAAATAAAACTTCAGTAATTATAACTGAAGTTGCCTTTTGTGAGTTATATAAAGGACAAAAACTCTTCTCAGAAGTAGAAATGTTATTAAGAAGCCTTGGCTTTTCCTTTTATGGTTTTATGCCAATTCGAACCCGTGCAAAAAAATTATTAGATAAGAAAGATCATGTATCGATGGAAAGAGCCTTTTATACTGATGCGGTATTTTTTAAAGATCCTCTAGATAAGAAGCTAAACAAACAATTAAATGATAGAGATGTTAAAGTTGTATTTATGGCAGCCTTACTCATAGGTTACTATGATTTCGCTTTAGAACTTGCTAGTTCAACTTGGGCAAAAAATGATAGTAATGAGCAAGCTATAATTAGAAAACTAATTGATGAACTTTCAAGCATTCAACCAGTTACTACTATCGAAGCATTGAATTCTTTAAATGCTCAGGTAAATAAAACTCCTGAATATGCTAACGTATTAGTAGGTAACTTCGTAGATCGCAGACGTAAATTTAATGATTACGATGATATTCTTAATATTTCACCATTACCTAAAACAGTATAA